In Parageobacillus sp. KH3-4, the genomic window CCGTCGCGGGCGCAGGAAATTTGAGAGGAGCTGTCCTTAGTACGAGAGGACCGGGATGGACGCACCGCTGGTGTACCAGTTGTCCCGCCAGGGGCACCGCTGGGTAGCTATGTGCGGAAGGGATAAGCGCTGAAAGCATCTAAGCGTGAAGCCCCCCTCAAGATGAGATTTCCCATCGCGAAAAGCGAGTAAGATCCCTCGAAGATGACGAGGTCGATAGGTCCGAGGTGGAAGCGTGGCGACACGTGGAGCTGACGGATACTAATCGATCGAGGACTTAACCAAGCGGAAAAACGGAAGCCGCCCAGCGAAACGGTTTCTTCCAAATGGACGGTTATCTAGTTTTGAGGGAACGAATCTCTCTTGACAAAAGAGATGATTAAAATATAATAATACCTGTCAGAAATACTTGCCTAGTGACAATAGCGGAGAGGAAACACCCGTTCCCATTCCGAACACGGAAGTTAAGCTCTCCAGCGCCGATGGTAGTTGGGGCCAGCGCCCCTGCAAGAGTAGGTCGTTGCTAGGCAAGTTTATTTTATAAAGCACCCTACGAATAAGCAGGGTGCTTTTTATTATGTCGAGTCCAACTGCTCTGTTAAGTACTCTTAAGTACTCATAAAGCATGAACGGCACTTTTCTCTGCAGTTAACAATAAAGTTACAGAAAACAGCTGACTAAGCTTTTACGCTTAATCAGCTGTTTTTTATATTAGAAAATATCTCCGCTTCTCACATTTCCCTCTATTAAACTTAAGTGAAAAATGTGCATTCCCTAATCTGTTTTTGTTCATGTGGTGTTATAAAATTATAAGCATCTCTAATTTTTTACTATCTATATTAGTATAGAAACTTATGAATGTGGGAAAAATAAAGGCGGGAGGTGGAGAAGGTGGGTTCACCGATTATGGATAGAGATGGTATTGAAAGGGTATGTATCGTTTGTGAGCAGCCAAAGCGAGAAGGCATTCAAATTTATGATCAGTTTCTTTGTTTCGACTGTGAAAGGAAGATTGTGCAAACGGATGCGACTGATCCAAAATATAGTTTTTACGTAAAACAGTTAAGGAAAATTATATCTTCGAAAATATATTCATAGGGTCCTATCGATAGGACCTGTTTTATTTATATAAACATGTTTATACGTTCAACTTTCATATGGAATGGCTGGGAAATCGTATGTGTTTCTATTCAAGACAGTAAGGTTAATGATAATATATATCTTGTTATCTATGGTAAGATATTTGTTATTTGTGAATATGAAAGAGGAAAGAGGGGCATTCATGAATCAACAGCAAACTCCTTTATATACCGCTTTAAAACAGCATGATTCCATCCATCCATTTTCGTTTCACGTACCAGGTCACAAATATGGAACAGTATTCCCTATAGAAGCGAAAGATGATTATAAACAGTTATTAAAACTTGATGCGACTGAGTTGAGCGGTCTTGATGATCTCCATCATCCGGAATCGGTCATCGCCGAGGCGCAATCATTGGCAGCACAGCTGTATAATGTAGAAGCAACGTTTTTCTTAGTGAACGGTTCTACTGTTGGAAATTTAGCAATGATTTTTGCCGTTTGCGGAGAAAAGAAAAAGGTAATCGTGCAGCGGAATTGCCATAAATCGATTATACACGCGCTTCAATTAGTCGGAGCTACTCCTGTTTTTCTCCCTCCAGAGCTCGATGAAGACGTCCGTGTCGCCTCTTATGTAGCATATGAAACAGTGAAAAAGGCGATTGAACTTCATCAAGATGCCGCAGCGTTAGTGTTGACTAATCCAAATTATTATGGAATGGCGGTTGATCTTACGGAAGTCGTAAACATCGCGCATCGCTATCGTATTCCTGTGCTTGTCGATGAGGCACATGGCGCTCACTTTGTTATAGGGGATCCTTTTCCGAAAACAGCGGTCGCGTGCGGAGCGGACGTGGTTGTCCAGTCAGCGCACAAGACGTTGCCGGCTATGACGATGGGGTCGTATTTGCATGTAAATAGTTCATTAATAGATAAGGAGAAAGTAAAATATTTTTTACAAGTGTTCCAGTCAAGCAGCCCATCTTATCCGATAATGGCCTCACTTGACTTAGCAAGAAGCTATCTTGCCCGTTTAACGAGGAAAGATGTAGAGGACATTTCCAAGCAAATTCAACAGTTGAAAGATGCTCTTGATGAGATAGAAGGGATCGCTGTAGTTCATTCACAACACCCGTTTGTCAAGACGGATTTATTGAAAATTACCATTCAAACGAGAAGCAAGTTGTCCGGTTACGAGCTTCAGCAACGTTTGGAGCAAGAAGGAATTTTTGCGGAGCTTGCCGATCCGTTTAACGTTTTACTCGTATATCCGCTTGCAGTTGTTGATCGTTTAGAGGAAGTGATCGAAAAAACAAAGCGGGCGTTTCATGGATTAAGCTATAGCGAAGAGCTGCTAAATTCGTTCCGTTCTTTTTCTTTCTTGGCGTCTGCAAGTCCCGTTTCCTATAAGGAGCTAGAAACATTACCGAAAAAAGTGATTGACCTCGAAAAGGCTGAAGGGTTTATCGCTGCAGAAACGATCACGCCTTATCCGCCTGGAGTGCCTTTATTATTTACAGGAGAATGGATTAGTAGAGAGCATATTGAACAAATCAAGCAGTTAAAAAGTTATCACGCGCGGTTTCAAGGAGGAAAGTTTTTATCTTCTAATCAAATAGAAGTATATTCACTAGCAGAATAAGGGGGATATAAAGCATGAAAGGCCGTTTTTTTTCTTTCGAGGGGCCGGAAGGAGCGGGAAAAACGACGATAATTGCTATGCTGGAATCGTTTTTGCGGAAAAAAGGCTTTGACGTTTTAGCGACAAGAGAACCAGGAGGGGTTCGTATTGCCGAGGAAATTCGTTCTATTATTTTAAATCCAGCACACACGGAAATGGATGGCCGCACAGAAGCATTGCTTTACGCTGCTGCGAGAAGGCAACATCTTTTAGAAAAAATTGTTCCCGCAGTAAAAGCCGGTAAAATTGTATTGTGCGATCGGTTTGTCGACAGTTCTTTAGCTTATCAAGGATTTGCGAGAGAATTAGGGATTGATGAAATATTACAAATTAATCAATTTGCTATTGGTGGCTATTTTCCGACGTTGACGATTTATTTTGATCTTGACCCTAAAATAGGATTAGAAAGAATTCAAAAAAATAAACAGCGTGAAATGAATCGGCTTGATATGGAAAGTTTGTCTTTCCATTATAAGGTAAGAGAAGGATATTTAAAGCTAGCAGAACGGTTTTCTGACCGCATCATTACTATTGATGCTTCCAAATCGGTCGATGAAGTGTTTGCAATGACCATAGCGGCGGTGATGGACCGGATAGAAGAAAGATAGCAGCGGCATTTCCACGAAACAAAACATGATGAAAAAGACAAGGCATGTTAGAATAAAAATATAAAGGAATAAGCGAGTGATGAATGTGGCTATGGAATGGGAGCAGCTCGAACGATATCAACCTGCGGTAGTGAAAATGATTACAAAAAGTCTGGAAAAAGGGCGGATTTCTCATGCTTATTTGTTTGAGGGGCAGCGCGGAACGGGAAAAAAGGCGATGAGTCTTTTATTAGCAAAAAGCTTATTTTGTTTAAATCGCTCCGGGATAAAGCCATGCAATGAATGCCGAAATTGCCGCAGAATCGATTCCGGAAACCATCCGGATGTGCATGTCATTGAACCAGACGGGCAATCGGTGAAAAAAGAGCAAATTGAAATGCTGCAGCAAGAGTTTACAAAAATGGCGGTGGAGTCAGACCGAAAGCTATATATTATTGAGCATGCTGACAGAATGACAACGAACGCAGCGAATAGCTTGTTAAAATTTTTAGAAGAGCCTCGTCCAGGGACGGTAGCGATATTGCTTACAGAACAATATCACCGCATGTTGGAAACGATCATATCCCGTTGCCAAGTGTTCTCGTTTAAGCCAATTCCACCAGCTTTGCTTGCCAATTATTTGGAAGAACAGCAAATTCCGCCTCATATTGCTTTCCTTGCTGCACATGTGACAAACAATCATGAAGAAGCGCTCAGATTAAGCCGAGATGATTGGTTTGCGCAGGCGAGAAAAATAGTGTTACAATTATATGAAACGTTAAAGAAAAATGATTTGCAGGCACTTTTTTTTGTTCATGATCAATGGATGCCTCATTTTCAAGAAAAGCAACAAATCGATTTAGGATTAGATTTGCTTTTATATATATATAAAGATATGCTGCATATTCAATTAGGACAAGTTGACAAAATCATTTATCGTGATCGTCTTGATGATTTGCGACAATGGTCGCTTTCCTGTTCTCAACAACAAATTGTAAAAAGTATGGAAATGATTTTGCGAGCAACAGCGCGTTTAAATACAACCAATATGAGCGTACAGCTTTTAATGGAACAACTTATCCTTGACCTAAAGGAGTAAAGGAGGGAAAAGCGTTTGTATAATGTCGTCGGTGTCCGTTTTAAAAAAGCGGGAAAAATTTATTATTTTGATCCCGGAAAATTGACAATTCCTGTCGGGGAGTTTGTCATTGTGGAAACAGTTCGTGGAATCGAATACGGAAAAGTCGTTATTAGCAACAAGCAGGTTGATGAGAACGATATCGTTTTGCCGCTGAAAAAAGTGATTCGCGTCGCGGACGCAAAAGACAAATTAATTGTCGAGGAAAACAAAAAAGCGGCGCGGGAAGCGTACGATATTTGTTTAAAAAAGGTAGAAGAGCACGGTTTAGAGATGAAATTAGTTGATGTCGAATATACGTTTGACCGCAATAAAGTGATTTTTTATTTTACCGCGGATGGGCGCGTCGATTTCCGCGAACTTGTCAAAGACTTAGCAGCGATTTTTCGTACGCGCATTGAATTAAGGCAAATCGGTGTTCGCGATGAAGCAAAAATGCTGGGCGGGATCGGCCCGTGTGGAAGAATGCTTTGCTGCTCGACATTTTTAGGAGATTTTGAACCAGTATCGATTAAAATGGCGAAAGATCAAAACTTATCGCTCAATCCGACAAAAATTTCCGGTCTTTGCGGTCGGTTAATGTGCTGCTTAAAATACGAAAATGACGAATACGAAACAGCGAAAGAGCAGCTTCCTGATTTAGGCGAGTATGTGAAAACCCCTCATGGCCTTGGAAAAGTGATCGGATTGAATATTTTAGAACGAGTGTTGCAAGTGGAATTACCAGAACATGGACGGGTCGTGGAATATACGCTCGACGAGTTGATGAAAGATGGCACTTTACCAGTCCAAGCCACAGATTAATTGGGGTGGATTGACGTGGATAAGAAAGAAATTTTTCAGTCGGTAACAAGCATGGAGGAACAACTCAGCCATTTGTACCGCCAGCTTGTGCAATTAAAGGAATATGTAGCCGAGTTGCTTGAGGAAAACCATCATTTGCAAATTGAAAATGATCATTTGCGCCGCCGGCTCGAACAAATGAGCGAAGAGTTGGCGGGAGAAAAACGAAAAGAAAAAGATCATAAGCATAGCCATGAAAGAAAATTGATTGACATCGGCGAAGGATACGATAATTTAGCCCGCCTTTATCAAGAAGGGTTCCATATTTGCCATGTCCATTATGGAAGCGTCCGCAAAGAAGGCGATTGTTTATTTTGCTTATCCTTTTTAAATAAAAAGTAGGCCTTTCCGCATAAGGAGAGGTTATTTTTTTGATTGAGATAAGGAGGATGCGCGATGGTGGAATTGTATGACGATGAGAGGCTTGACTATCTTTTAAATGAAGAAATCCGCATTATTCAAAGTCCATCGGTCTTTTCCTTCTCCCTTGATGCGGTTTTGCTTGCGAAATTTGCTTATATGCCGATTCAAAAAGGGCTAATTGTCGATTTATGTACTGGAAACGGCGTTATTCCGCTGTTGTTAAGCATGAGAACGAAGGGAAAAATTATCGGTGTAGAAATCCAGGAGCGGCTTTGCGACATGGCAAAAAGAAGCGTAAAATATAACGGTTTGGAAAAGCAGATAGAAATTATTCACGGAGATATTAAAGATGCGCCGAAACAATTAGGATATAGTAAATATGACGTTGTTACATGCAATCCTCCCTATTTTCCAACGATCGGCAAGGAGGAAATGAACAAAAATGTTCATTTGGCCATTGCTCGCCATGAGATTTATTGTACGCTTGAAGATGTGATTCGCGTAAGCAGCCAACTATTAAAACAAGGGGGCAAAGCCGCATTTGTGCACCGGCCGGGAAGGCTTCTTGACATTATTACGCTAATGCGCGAGCATCGGTTAGAGCCAAAACGGCTGCGGTTTGTTTATCCGAAACTTGGAAAAGAGGCCAATACGATTTTGATTGAAGGCATTAAAGACGGAAATCCGGATTTAAAAATTTTGCCGCCGCTTATTGTATATAATGACGATAACGAATATACGGATGAAGTAAAGCAGCTGTTATATGGAATCATCCCATCGTAAAGGAGCAAGGACGAATGCTTTGGCAGCAAAAAAGCTTTGACGATAATAATAAAGGAACGCTATATATCGTTCCGACGCCGATAGGCAATCTTGAAGATATGACGTTTCGGGCGGTGCGCATTTTGCAAGAAGTAGATATGATTGCCGCGGAAGATACAAGGCAAACAAAGAAACTGTTAAACCATTTTAAGATTCATACGCCGATCATTAGTTATCATGAGCATAATAAATATACAAGCGGACCGCAAATTGTTGAGCGTCTGAAAGCGGGAAAGTCAGTAGCACTCGTCAGCGACGCAGGAATGCCGGGAATTTCAGATCCGGGCCATGAACTGATTGTTTCTGCCCTCGAAGAGCGGTGTCCGGTTGTCCCGCTTCCGGGTGCGAACGCAGCGTTAACCGCGCTTGTTGCATCGGGGCTATCGACAAACCACTTTTACTTTTTTGGTTTTCTTGAACGGACGAAGAAAGAAAAAAAGGAACAGTTAGAATCATTGAAAAAAATTCGTGAGACGATGATTTTTTATGAAGCTCCTCATCGCATGCAAGAAACGCTTATGATGATGCATGAGGTGTTCGGAGAGCGCCGCGTTGTTCTATGCCGCGAACTGACAAAGCGGTTTGAAGAGTTTATTCGCGGAAATCTTAGCGAGATTGTCGAGTGGGTAAAAATCCACGAAATTCGCGGGGAATTTTGCGTCATTGTGGAAGGGGCAAAGGAAACGAAGGAAGATGAAGAAACGGAAGCGTGGTGGCATTCGTTAACCCCGGTTGAGCATGTTGAGTATTATATTCAGAAAAAAAATTTTACGGCAAAAGAAGCGATTAAACAAACGGCGAAAGACAGAAATATGTCGAAGCGGGAAGTGTATCGGCAATACCACCATCAATAAAAAAAGAGAGTTTCTCTAAATACTAGAGAAACTCTTTTATTTGTTGTTATCGTTGTTAGATGATTGTTGTAGATGTTCTTGAATTTCTTTTAATAAAATTTCTGCACCTTCGCGGCTTAAAATAATTTTACCGCCGGCTAATTTGAAATTGTCATCAGAAACTTCGCCAGTGACGACACATGTCATATTTGGTTTATATTTTTTCAAAATGATCCGATCGTCGTCGACATAGATTTCCAATGCGTCTTTTTCGGCAATGTCTAATGTACGACGCAATTCGATCGGAATGACGACACGGCCTAACTCATCGACTTTACGGACGATACCTGTTGATTTCATGAAACGCTCTCCTCTCCATAAAATATTTTTTATTTCGCTAGGATTTATTCGTCAATATTCGACAAATTTCCTACACCCTAATCATATCAGTGTTTCCATTATACGTCAATCCTTTTATATGTAAAATTAAAAAAAATTGTATATTATTATTTTAAAAAAGATAATTGTTCTAAAAAAGTTAATGAGGGAATTTGGCTTGGAGCGTCTGTAGAAAAAGCAGGTAGTAGATCCCTTATGAGTCAAAACATTTAAGGGCAATGTCTAAAAGACATGGAATGACGACTGGAAACATCAATTTTTACCAATATAATTTTTACAAGTATATTTTTTTCAATAGGTGAAATAGATGTTTTTGTAGAATGAAAAAATTATGTAAAATAAAAGTAACATCGCTCTCGTCCGTCGGGCGGGGGCTTTTGTTCTAACAGAATAGGGAGGTATGAGGATGGAGAAAAAAACGTTTTATCTTACAACACCGATTTATTATCCGAGTGGGAACTTGCATATCGGTCACGCGTATACGACCGTAGCGGGAGACGCGATGGCGCGTTATAAACGTTTGCGCGGTTATGATGTCATGTATTTGACCGGCACGGACGAACATGGGCAAAAAATTCAGCGAAAGGCGGAAGAAAAAGGAGTAACTCCACAACAATACGTTGACGAAATTGTCGCAGGCATCCAAGAGTTATGGAAAAAACTTGATATTTCTTATGATGATTTCATTCGCACGACGCAAGATCGCCATAAAAAGGTAGTAGAGAAAATTTTTGCGCGTCTTGTCGAACAAGGAGATATTTATTTGGGCGAGTACGAAGGATGGTATTGTACACCGTGTGAATCGTTTTATACAGAGCGGCAGCTCGTTGACGGAAATTGCCCGGACTGCGGCCGCCCGGTCGAAAAAGTAAAAGAAGAATCGTATTTCTTCAAAATGAGCAAATATGTCGACCGGCTTTTGCAATACTATGAAGAAAATCCGGAGTTCATTCAGCCGGAGTCGCGCAAAAATGAAATGATTAACAACTTTATTAAACCGGGGCTTGAGGATTTAGCGGTTTCTCGTACAACGTTTGACTGGGGCATTAAAGTTCCGGGTGATCCGAAACACGTCATTTATGTATGGATTGACGCGCTCACAAACTATATTACGGCGTTGGGATATGGCACGGATGACGATGAGAAATTTCGCAAATACTGGCCGGCGGACGTTCATTTAGTCGGGAAAGAAATTGTCCGCTTCCATACAATTTATTGGCCGATTATGTTAATGGCGCTCGATTTGCCGTTGCCGAAAAAAGTGTTCGCGCATGGCTGGCTATTAATGAAAGACGGCAAAATGTCGAAATCGAAAGGAAACGTCGTCGATCCGGTCACATTAATCGACCGTTACGGATTAGACGCGCTGCGCTATTATTTGCTTCGCGAAGTTCCGTTTGGCTCTGATGGCGTGTTTACTCCAGAAGGGTTTGTCGAACGCATTAACTACGATCTAGCCAATGATTTAGGAAACTTGTTGCACCGCACGGTGGCGATGGTTGAAAAATATTTTGACGGCGTGATTCCGACATATTGCGGTGCAAAAACGCCATTCGACAACGATCTTGTCGAAACAGCGAAAAAAACGGTGAAACAGTACGAAGAAGCGATGGAGAAAATGGAATTTTCTGTTGCGCTTGCGACAGTATGGCAGCTGATTAACCGAACGAACAAATATATTGATGAAACGCAGCCTTGGGTACTCGCGAAAGAGGAAAGCAAAAAAGAACAGTTGGCGTCGGTAATGACCCATTTAGCGGAATCGCTTCGCCATGTTGCGATTTTGTTACAGCCGTTTTTAACGCGCACGCCGGAAAAAATTTTTGCGCAGCTTGGCATTGTGGATGAATCGCTAAAACAATGGGACAGTTTGTACGAGTTCGGCCTCATCAAAGAAGGCATAAAAGTGACAAAAGGAGAACCGCTGTTCCCACGGCTAGACATTGAGAAAGAAGTGGAATATATTAAAGCGCATATGCAAGGCGGTGCGCCGGAAAAGCAGACAGCGGAACCGCAAGCACCGAAAGCGGAAGAGATCACAATTGACGATTTTGCGAAAGTCGATTTGCGCGTTGCCGAAGTGGTGCACGCGGAACCGGTGAAAAATGCGGATAAATTGTTGAAGCTCCAGCTAGATCTAGGCTATGAAAAACGTCAAGTCGTATCAGGAATTGCCCAATTTTATAAACCAGAAGAACTCGTTGGTAAAAAGGTCATCTGCGTAACGAATTTAAAACCGGTGAAATTGCGTGGCGAATTGTCTCAAGGTATGATTCTCGCTGGAGAAGAAAACGGCGCGCTTTCCATCGCTACCGTTGATAAAACGATTCCAAATGGGACAAAAATAAAATAATGGCGAGCATAAGAGGTGTGGTGTTAAATCGATACACGACACCTCTTTGTTGTCGTTTTGTAATGGAAATGTTAATAATTTGTGATATATGTAATGGATTTCTATGTTACACTTAACACCAAGGTAGAAGAGGGGTTGCCGTTATGCTTTTTGACACGCATGCACATTTAAATGCCGTCCAATATAGTGATGATTTACAAGAAGTGATTGATCGCGCTGTTGGAGAAGGAGTTTCTCATATTGTTGTCGTCGGTTTTGACCGTCCTACGATTGCACGGGCGGTGGAACTAGCGGAGCAATATGATTTTATTTATGCTTCCGTCGGCTGGCATCCCGTTGATGCAATCGATATGACGGACGAGGACTTGGACATGATCGCAGAGTTGGCTGCACATCCAAAAGTGGTGGCGCTAGGAGAAATGGGCTTGGATTATTATTGGGATAAATCGCCAAAGGAAATACAACATGACGTATTTCGGCGGCAAATCGCTTTGGCAAAAAAAGTGAAACTGCCGATCATTATCCATAATCGTGAAGCAACAGCGGATATTTTGCGGATTTTAAAAGAGGAAAACGCCGCTGAAGTCGGTGGAATTATGCATTGTTTCAGTGGAAGTGTGGAAGTAGCGAAACAATGTATCGATATGAACTTTTTTATTTCCCTCGGCGGTCCAGTAACATTTAAAAACTCGAAAAAGCCGAAGGAAGTGGCCGCGCAAATTCCACTTGAACATTTATTGATTGAAACAGATTGCCCGTATTTAACGCCTCACCCTTTCCGCGGAAAACGAAACGAGCCAAGCTACGTCAAGTATGTAGCGGAGGCGATCGCCGAGATAAAAGGCATTTCCTTTGAGGAAGTGGCAAAAGCGACAACAGAGAATGCGAAAAAATTATTCGGAATCCATCGCTAAAATCATTTGTCAATCGGTGGGGGGGACTTGTCTAAACGTTAGTGAACAAAAAAAGTTCTACAAATTTAGAGCATTGCATATGATAAACGTGTCGACAAGTCTTCCTTTCCTTTTAAGTGAATTTTTTGCATAATAGAGTGTGTTTACACGTACATGTTTAGAGAAAGAGGGGAATATTCGCGCAAGAAGGAGGCGTTTTGCATGATATTACCCAATATGAGGAGAATTTCTGATTCATTGAGGAAAAATTTCACGGTTACCGCTAGTAGTTTCATAGCTTTTTCGGCGACAACGGGATTTGCCGGGTATGAAATAGCGAAGGATGACGTGACGCTAACGGCGAACGGAAAAAAACAAGAGATTCGCACTCACGCCAAGACGGTAAAAGAGGTATTACAGGAGCAAAATATTGAGCCAAGAAAAGAAGATTACGTCTATCCATCGCTAGATACGCCGATTACAGATGATTTAAACATTGTTTGGGAGGCGAGCAAGAAAGTAACTTTGATAATGGATGGGAAGAAGCAAGAAATATGGACGACTGCAAAAAGCGTTGGCGAGCTGTTAAACTCGCAACATATTAAAATCGGAGAGCACGACAAAATTGCCCCGTCGCCAAATGCAAAGATAAAAAAAGGAATGGAAGTGAATGTGGAAAAAGCATTCCCAGTCCACTTAAATGTCGG contains:
- the metG gene encoding methionine--tRNA ligase produces the protein MEKKTFYLTTPIYYPSGNLHIGHAYTTVAGDAMARYKRLRGYDVMYLTGTDEHGQKIQRKAEEKGVTPQQYVDEIVAGIQELWKKLDISYDDFIRTTQDRHKKVVEKIFARLVEQGDIYLGEYEGWYCTPCESFYTERQLVDGNCPDCGRPVEKVKEESYFFKMSKYVDRLLQYYEENPEFIQPESRKNEMINNFIKPGLEDLAVSRTTFDWGIKVPGDPKHVIYVWIDALTNYITALGYGTDDDEKFRKYWPADVHLVGKEIVRFHTIYWPIMLMALDLPLPKKVFAHGWLLMKDGKMSKSKGNVVDPVTLIDRYGLDALRYYLLREVPFGSDGVFTPEGFVERINYDLANDLGNLLHRTVAMVEKYFDGVIPTYCGAKTPFDNDLVETAKKTVKQYEEAMEKMEFSVALATVWQLINRTNKYIDETQPWVLAKEESKKEQLASVMTHLAESLRHVAILLQPFLTRTPEKIFAQLGIVDESLKQWDSLYEFGLIKEGIKVTKGEPLFPRLDIEKEVEYIKAHMQGGAPEKQTAEPQAPKAEEITIDDFAKVDLRVAEVVHAEPVKNADKLLKLQLDLGYEKRQVVSGIAQFYKPEELVGKKVICVTNLKPVKLRGELSQGMILAGEENGALSIATVDKTIPNGTKIK
- a CDS encoding aminotransferase class I/II-fold pyridoxal phosphate-dependent enzyme; the protein is MNQQQTPLYTALKQHDSIHPFSFHVPGHKYGTVFPIEAKDDYKQLLKLDATELSGLDDLHHPESVIAEAQSLAAQLYNVEATFFLVNGSTVGNLAMIFAVCGEKKKVIVQRNCHKSIIHALQLVGATPVFLPPELDEDVRVASYVAYETVKKAIELHQDAAALVLTNPNYYGMAVDLTEVVNIAHRYRIPVLVDEAHGAHFVIGDPFPKTAVACGADVVVQSAHKTLPAMTMGSYLHVNSSLIDKEKVKYFLQVFQSSSPSYPIMASLDLARSYLARLTRKDVEDISKQIQQLKDALDEIEGIAVVHSQHPFVKTDLLKITIQTRSKLSGYELQQRLEQEGIFAELADPFNVLLVYPLAVVDRLEEVIEKTKRAFHGLSYSEELLNSFRSFSFLASASPVSYKELETLPKKVIDLEKAEGFIAAETITPYPPGVPLLFTGEWISREHIEQIKQLKSYHARFQGGKFLSSNQIEVYSLAE
- a CDS encoding tRNA1(Val) (adenine(37)-N6)-methyltransferase produces the protein MVELYDDERLDYLLNEEIRIIQSPSVFSFSLDAVLLAKFAYMPIQKGLIVDLCTGNGVIPLLLSMRTKGKIIGVEIQERLCDMAKRSVKYNGLEKQIEIIHGDIKDAPKQLGYSKYDVVTCNPPYFPTIGKEEMNKNVHLAIARHEIYCTLEDVIRVSSQLLKQGGKAAFVHRPGRLLDIITLMREHRLEPKRLRFVYPKLGKEANTILIEGIKDGNPDLKILPPLIVYNDDNEYTDEVKQLLYGIIPS
- the yabA gene encoding DNA replication initiation control protein YabA, with product MDKKEIFQSVTSMEEQLSHLYRQLVQLKEYVAELLEENHHLQIENDHLRRRLEQMSEELAGEKRKEKDHKHSHERKLIDIGEGYDNLARLYQEGFHICHVHYGSVRKEGDCLFCLSFLNKK
- the holB gene encoding DNA polymerase III subunit delta' produces the protein MAMEWEQLERYQPAVVKMITKSLEKGRISHAYLFEGQRGTGKKAMSLLLAKSLFCLNRSGIKPCNECRNCRRIDSGNHPDVHVIEPDGQSVKKEQIEMLQQEFTKMAVESDRKLYIIEHADRMTTNAANSLLKFLEEPRPGTVAILLTEQYHRMLETIISRCQVFSFKPIPPALLANYLEEQQIPPHIAFLAAHVTNNHEEALRLSRDDWFAQARKIVLQLYETLKKNDLQALFFVHDQWMPHFQEKQQIDLGLDLLLYIYKDMLHIQLGQVDKIIYRDRLDDLRQWSLSCSQQQIVKSMEMILRATARLNTTNMSVQLLMEQLILDLKE
- a CDS encoding TatD family hydrolase; its protein translation is MLFDTHAHLNAVQYSDDLQEVIDRAVGEGVSHIVVVGFDRPTIARAVELAEQYDFIYASVGWHPVDAIDMTDEDLDMIAELAAHPKVVALGEMGLDYYWDKSPKEIQHDVFRRQIALAKKVKLPIIIHNREATADILRILKEENAAEVGGIMHCFSGSVEVAKQCIDMNFFISLGGPVTFKNSKKPKEVAAQIPLEHLLIETDCPYLTPHPFRGKRNEPSYVKYVAEAIAEIKGISFEEVAKATTENAKKLFGIHR
- a CDS encoding sigma factor G inhibitor Gin → MGSPIMDRDGIERVCIVCEQPKREGIQIYDQFLCFDCERKIVQTDATDPKYSFYVKQLRKIISSKIYS
- a CDS encoding AbrB/MazE/SpoVT family DNA-binding domain-containing protein; the encoded protein is MKSTGIVRKVDELGRVVIPIELRRTLDIAEKDALEIYVDDDRIILKKYKPNMTCVVTGEVSDDNFKLAGGKIILSREGAEILLKEIQEHLQQSSNNDNNK
- the rsmI gene encoding 16S rRNA (cytidine(1402)-2'-O)-methyltransferase → MLWQQKSFDDNNKGTLYIVPTPIGNLEDMTFRAVRILQEVDMIAAEDTRQTKKLLNHFKIHTPIISYHEHNKYTSGPQIVERLKAGKSVALVSDAGMPGISDPGHELIVSALEERCPVVPLPGANAALTALVASGLSTNHFYFFGFLERTKKEKKEQLESLKKIRETMIFYEAPHRMQETLMMMHEVFGERRVVLCRELTKRFEEFIRGNLSEIVEWVKIHEIRGEFCVIVEGAKETKEDEETEAWWHSLTPVEHVEYYIQKKNFTAKEAIKQTAKDRNMSKREVYRQYHHQ
- a CDS encoding stage 0 sporulation family protein, which codes for MYNVVGVRFKKAGKIYYFDPGKLTIPVGEFVIVETVRGIEYGKVVISNKQVDENDIVLPLKKVIRVADAKDKLIVEENKKAAREAYDICLKKVEEHGLEMKLVDVEYTFDRNKVIFYFTADGRVDFRELVKDLAAIFRTRIELRQIGVRDEAKMLGGIGPCGRMLCCSTFLGDFEPVSIKMAKDQNLSLNPTKISGLCGRLMCCLKYENDEYETAKEQLPDLGEYVKTPHGLGKVIGLNILERVLQVELPEHGRVVEYTLDELMKDGTLPVQATD
- the tmk gene encoding dTMP kinase, which gives rise to MKGRFFSFEGPEGAGKTTIIAMLESFLRKKGFDVLATREPGGVRIAEEIRSIILNPAHTEMDGRTEALLYAAARRQHLLEKIVPAVKAGKIVLCDRFVDSSLAYQGFARELGIDEILQINQFAIGGYFPTLTIYFDLDPKIGLERIQKNKQREMNRLDMESLSFHYKVREGYLKLAERFSDRIITIDASKSVDEVFAMTIAAVMDRIEER